The following DNA comes from Watersipora subatra chromosome 8, tzWatSuba1.1, whole genome shotgun sequence.
GAACACCAACATGCTGCAAAATTCTTAAAAGAGGAGTTCTACGTAGACGATGGCGTAAGCAGTGTGAGCACTGAGGAACAAGCCATTGATCTAATCACTAATGCAGTTAAGATCTGCACCAAAGCAAATATCAGACTACACAAGTTCAACTCCAACAGGAAAACTGTACTTTTGGCTATACCTGAATCAGAAAGGAGCGAGCAAATCAAAAACATCAACATCTTCGAAGAACAGCTTCCTAATGAAAGAACCCTCGGGATGGAATGGAATTTAGAGTCCGACTCCTTCCACTTTTCAGCCCCAGAAACCAACAACGCTATGATCACGAAGAGAAACGTGCTTTCCAAAATTGCACAAATCTATGACCCGATGGGCCTGATATCACCACTCATCTTAAAAGGCAAACTCATCCTACAAAGAGTCACAGCTGCAGACTTGGAATGGGATCAGTTGCTAGAACCTGGCGACATGAGAGAGTGGAGAGACTGGCTAGATGACATAGGAAAACTAGCCAACTTCAGCATCAAGCGCTGTCTGAAACCTCCGGGAAACATTAAAACAATCCAGTTACACCATTTCAGTGATGCGAGCAGTCAAGGTTACGGTGCCTGCTCATACCTGCGGTACACGACGGCAGAAGGAGAAATTGCGTGCCACCTCATCATGTCAAAGTCGAGAGTGGCTCCCTTAAAGAAAGTGACTACAATCCCTCGACTCGAGTTACAAGGAGCGGTTACGGCCTGCAGGCTAGCCAACCTGCTGAGAAAGGAGCTTAAGCTACCAATAGATAAAGAATTCTATTGGACAGACTCGACCATAACTCTAGGTTACATCCATAATGAAGCCAAACGGTTTCACGTGTATGTGGCTAATAGAGTCGCAGAGATCAGAAATTCGTCAGACGCAAGTCAGTGGAAAAAGGTATCCACGAAGGATAACCCTGCAGATCTCACATCGAGAGGCTGTATGGCAGAGCAAGTACAAATGGAAACATGGCTCACAGGTCCCGCCTTCCTCAAACAGAATGACATCAACAAGTACATAAGAGAACACACGGTGAACACCTCACTTCAAGCAGATGATCCTGAAATCCGAAGTATCAATTCTCTAGTAACAACTAAAACAACCACCCTGGCAAGCAAATTCACCAAGTTTAGCAGGTGGACGACTCTTATCAAAAGCCTAGCATTGCTCAAGAAAGTGATCACCGAATACAAGAATAGGAAAGCAGAAGCTAAAACCACAAGAATATGGCGAAAACCGTCAATCAGCCCAGATGATCTTTTAAATGCAGAAAACTTCATAATTGGAGTAGTACAACAGGAAGCGTATCCTAGCATGGTGGGAGAAGAGTCCTTGAAAAATCTTAACCCCCAAATAGATGACAGGAACATACTCCGTGTTGGTGGGAGAACAATCTCAAACATCTGGAACAAGCCGATCATAATCCCAAAGCATAGCCATCTCAGCACCTTGATAACAAGACACTACCACGAAAAGATTTATCATATGGGATTCCGCAGCACCTTAGGAGCTGTGAGAGAAAATGGATACTGGCTGATCAACGGGCCAGCCAATGTGAAGAGTGTTCTTAACAACTGTGTGGGATGTAAGCGCCTTCGAGGCAAGCTTGCCATGCAGTACATGGGAAATGTACCAAACGAACGGCTAGAGAGGGCTGCGCCTTTCACTCATATCGGGGCAGATGTCTTCGGACCATTCTACATAAAAGAGAGAAGAAGCGAAGTGAAACGCTGGGGGCTGTTGATAACCTGTTTCTACACCAGAGCAGTCCACATAGAACTGCTAGAGGAAATGACAACAGATTGTCTCATTCAGGCGATGAGATGCTTCATGGCTCTGCGAGGACCAATTCAGTCCATGACTGTTGACAACAGCACCAACTTCGTTGGTATGCGAAATGAACTGGCCAAAGAATCATGCGTGAACAACTCACAAATGAAAGGATATTTGGAACAGAACAGAATTGAGTTTCACTTCAACACACCCACTGCTAGCCACCAAGGTGGGGTAACGGAACGCATGATAAGAACAGCTAGAGACATCCTCAATGGTATGAGAATGCAATTCAAAATGGTAGATGCGAAAACACTGCGCACTGCATTTTATGAAGTTACAAACATCATCAACAGCCGGCCATTAACAGGTACCAAAATCACTGATGCTAATGATCCTGTTGTGACTCCCAACCTGCTCCTGAATGGCAAGGTTACCCCCTTAGTTGCCCCCCCGCCAGGAACATTCGAGTCTGACGATGTTTACGGTAGGAGAAGATGGAAGCACTCCCAAGTGATTGCCAACGAGTTCTGGAGGACATGGAAAAATGAATACTTGAACATGATAATGAAAAGGCAAAAATGGACTCAGAAGAAGGAAAACATGTCAGTCGATGACATAGTAATGATTCAGGATGATAACATGGCAAGATGTGATTGGAGAATTGGAcgtgtatcaaatgcagtagcGGGTAAGGATGGTCTTGTGCGAACAGTTGAGGTAACCTTGGGGAACAGACTCATTGACCGGAATGGCAGGCCTATACAGCAGGCAACAGTGCTGAATCGACCGATCACAAAAGTGGTTGTAGTTTTGAAAGCCTAGATTGACATTGGTTAGTTATCTTTATGTTATCcgtgtagtagtagtagtaacactTGAGTTAGTTATTATGTTATCCAagtaagtagtaatagtatgCTATAACGCATAAGAGCAAAAGAGCCTATTGTTGTTGCAGTCAAgtaaaaccaataataaatttaacaaataaatttggtgggagtgtaaaataaaattaaatcaagAACCGGTTACCTTTGACAATATAAATAGATTTCATTCATACACATCACCAATGGCACATCACTCATCCCGAATAGATTATGAAAACATCCGTAAGCAGTTAACTTCTTCATACTCATTCTGTCTGAGCCACAAAAGTCATCCACACTAGGATGTGTCAACATGTTTTAATCAAAGTCAGCAATAATAGCATTTTCTTTTCCCGCCATGCCAGTTAACGATCGAATGATAACCACCCACAGAAATTTTACCTAGGCAGTTGCTGTACAGTAGCACAATCAACAAGATGTAAAATTATAGTCTAACCTGAACAAAGCTATACAAGCCTTAATATACTCTTAATCAGGATTGTGGGAACGGAGGCAAGGTCAGTTTATCAAAGTAATActgaattattataaaattgcaatatttgcttcactattattgtttttgttaagaTTTGCTATGTTTTAATCACTATCTGTAACTAGTAATGTGAACACACACTCATGAATTTATAATCTTTTAGATTTCACGGTGTGGTGAGATATAACGAGAATCAACTTGTCAATAAACTTCTAAACGGCTCACTACATCAGTGCATCTTAATCTAACTCTCACAATCTGGTGTTTTTAGAGTTTTCTCAAAACTCTACAAGGTTCATTGAGAGTAGCCCATTATAACTAACGACACCACCACGGTGAATTTTGTAACTATATGTATTTGtgttgcaacttttttcattaGAAGTTATATAAAGTTCAAtcagttattaaaatattttaaaagtttaatattgTGTTAGCACCCAAGTATACAGATGCCATACACAGGAAAGAGAGGCATGAAtatgtgctgcacaaaccatgatatgtggCATTCTGTTCCTCAGACTGGTCTCAATTGTGTTGCAGAAGTGCAAGAGATTACAGACTTTATAAAACCAAGTCGATTGAGAGAGGCCTTTCATAACTGCCGACACTACCATGGTAAGTTTTGTAGCTAATTGTATTTTTGTTGCTGATAATTTTACTAGATGTCTTATCACTTCCAAGCGACACTCAATAAATTATCCAaagataataaaagtttaatgttttgtttgtaCCCAAGTATCCAGATGCGGGAGTTTGAAAACAATGGAACGACTGGAAAAAATGAGATGTACAACATGGTATGTAAAGATGGAGGAAGTCATTCACCTGCAAATCATTGGTATTGGTACAAAAGCAGAGTGGAGACCACTACCAACCTGTGTATACAGCATAGTGAGAGCTACACATCCTAGGACCAAAGATAAGTAGGAATATTCACATACATAcagagtttgagtttactgcagtagagtaattttttcgattatatgagctgaaactatatGAGTGACCACGACTTATATGGATGTATTAAATGAAAACTTTTTgctgagatgaaaattttttggctggtaaaagttatataatgaaATACTaatgttaaagataatgcaaaacataatcttaaaaattattttgcaaaatattattcGCATAgtaatgaatgaaaaatgatttgcaaaaaatattaaat
Coding sequences within:
- the LOC137402689 gene encoding uncharacterized protein: MEWNLESDSFHFSAPETNNAMITKRNVLSKIAQIYDPMGLISPLILKGKLILQRPIIIPKHSHLSTLITRHYHEKIYHMGFRSTLGAVRENGYWLINGPANVKSVLNNCVGCKRLRGKLAMQYMGNVPNERLERAAPFTHIGADVFGPFYIKERRSEVKRWGLLITCFYTRAVHIELLEEMTTDCLIQAMRCFMALRGPIQSMTVDNSTNFVGMRNELAKESCVNNSQMKGYLEQNRIEFHFNTPTASHQGGVTERMIRTARDILNGMRMQFKMVDAKTLRTAFYEVTNIINSRPLTGTKITDANDPVVTPNLLLNGKVTPLVAPPPGTFESDDVYGRRRWKHSQVIANEFWRTWKNEYLNMIMKRQKWTQKKENMSVDDIVMIQDDNMARCDWRIGRVSNAVAGKDGLVRTVEVTLGNRLIDRNGRPIQQATVLNRPITKVVVVLKA